In Fundulus heteroclitus isolate FHET01 chromosome 17, MU-UCD_Fhet_4.1, whole genome shotgun sequence, the following are encoded in one genomic region:
- the LOC118566633 gene encoding centrosomal protein of 83 kDa-like, with the protein MTSAADLQAAPLVSGLEPGMGRSAAMLGLSAGLGGAEMELQKMLIDERIKCENHRTNYQTLKADHTSLQNEFMRVQGEVRRLLSEKQSEQEKLQLLG; encoded by the exons ATGACCTCCGCTGCCGACCTCCAGGCGGCCCCTCTGGTCTCCGGCCTGGAACCGGGGATGGGGAGGTCCGCGGCCATGCTGGGGCTGTCGGCAGGGCTGGGCGGAGCAGAGATGGAGCTGCAGAAGATGCTGATTGACGAGAGGATCAAGTGTGAAAACCACAGGACCAACTACCAGACGCTGAAGGCAGACCACACCAG CCTGCAGAACGAGTTCATGCGGGTGCAGGGGGAAGTGAGGCGCCTGCTGAGTGAAAAGCAGTCGGAGcaggagaagctgcagctgctgggctGA